One genomic segment of Profundibacter amoris includes these proteins:
- a CDS encoding sulfite exporter TauE/SafE family protein yields the protein MQIYLPIAEVSVSLYLLLGLGGMVGILSGMFGVGGGFILTPFLFFIGIPPAVAVATGANQIVASSLSGVLAHFKRKTVDLKMGLILLAGGLVGATLGVQVFTWLKSLGQVELMVNLCYVLFLGLIGGLMLVESLNAMRRAKSDKPRKLKRRHSRLQELPFKTRFRTSRLYISVIPPIATGLIVGVLSAIMGVGGGFIMVPAMIYILGMPTKVVVGTSLFQIIFVAAFATMMHAIESQTVDVVLAVSLLISGVIGAQIGTKLGLKMKAEQLRILLALMVLAICIKIALGLILMPSELYSVV from the coding sequence ATGCAAATCTATCTTCCCATAGCCGAAGTATCGGTGAGCCTTTACCTGTTGCTGGGTCTTGGTGGCATGGTCGGCATCCTGTCGGGCATGTTCGGCGTTGGCGGCGGGTTTATTCTGACGCCTTTCCTGTTCTTCATCGGTATCCCGCCCGCCGTGGCCGTGGCTACCGGCGCAAACCAGATCGTTGCATCAAGCCTGTCCGGTGTGCTGGCCCATTTCAAACGCAAAACGGTTGATCTGAAAATGGGGCTGATCCTGCTGGCCGGCGGCCTTGTCGGGGCCACGCTGGGGGTGCAGGTGTTCACATGGCTGAAAAGCCTCGGTCAGGTCGAACTGATGGTGAACCTTTGCTATGTGCTGTTTCTGGGGCTGATCGGTGGTCTGATGCTGGTCGAAAGCCTGAACGCCATGCGCCGCGCCAAAAGCGACAAACCCCGCAAATTAAAGCGCCGCCATTCGCGCCTGCAAGAACTGCCCTTCAAAACCCGTTTTCGCACCTCGCGCCTGTATATCAGCGTCATCCCCCCTATCGCCACCGGCCTGATCGTCGGGGTGCTATCGGCCATCATGGGCGTTGGCGGCGGGTTCATCATGGTGCCTGCGATGATCTATATTCTGGGAATGCCCACCAAGGTGGTGGTCGGAACCTCGCTGTTCCAGATCATCTTTGTCGCCGCCTTTGCCACCATGATGCACGCGATTGAAAGCCAGACAGTGGATGTGGTGCTGGCGGTTAGCCTGCTGATCAGCGGCGTGATCGGCGCGCAGATCGGCACCAAGCTGGGCCTGAAAATGAAGGCCGAACAATTGCGCATCCTGCTGGCGCTGATGGTGCTGGCAATCTGCATCAAAATCGCGCTGGGCCTGATCCTGATGCCGTCGGAACTGTATAGCGTGGTTTGA
- the petB gene encoding cytochrome b, protein MSGIPHDHYEPKTGFEKWLHSRLPIVGLVYDTIMIPTPKNLNWMWIWGIVLAFCLVLQIVTGIVLAMHYTPHVDLAFASVEHIMRDVNGGYMLRYLHANGASLFFIAVYIHIFRGLYYGSYKAPREVTWIIGMLIYLAMMATAFMGYVLPWGQMSFWGATVITGLFGAIPFIGESIQAWLLGGPAVDNATLNRFFSLHYLLPFVLAALVAIHIWAFHTTGNGNPTGVEVRRGSKEEAEKDTLPFWPYFVIKDLFALAIVLLIFFAIVGFMPNYLGEPDNYIEANPLSTPAHIVPEWYFLPFYAILRAFTADVWVVQLVNWASFGIIDAKFFGVIAMFGAIAVLFLVPWLDTSSMRSGRFRPMFKWWYLVLVIDFLVLMWVGSRPTEGIYPTIALIASAYWFGYFLIILPLLGVIEKPTTPPATIEEDFNAHYGNH, encoded by the coding sequence ATGTCCGGTATTCCTCACGATCATTACGAGCCCAAGACGGGCTTTGAGAAATGGCTGCACAGCCGCCTGCCCATTGTCGGGCTGGTTTACGACACAATCATGATCCCCACCCCCAAAAACCTGAACTGGATGTGGATCTGGGGCATCGTGCTGGCCTTCTGTCTGGTGCTGCAAATCGTCACCGGTATCGTTTTGGCGATGCACTATACACCGCATGTCGATCTGGCGTTTGCCTCGGTTGAACATATCATGCGCGATGTGAACGGTGGCTATATGCTGCGCTATCTGCACGCAAACGGCGCATCCCTGTTCTTTATCGCCGTTTATATCCACATCTTCCGTGGTCTTTACTACGGGTCTTACAAGGCCCCGCGCGAAGTGACATGGATCATCGGTATGCTGATCTATCTGGCGATGATGGCGACCGCGTTCATGGGCTACGTTCTGCCCTGGGGGCAAATGTCCTTCTGGGGTGCGACCGTGATCACCGGCCTGTTTGGCGCGATCCCGTTCATCGGCGAAAGCATCCAGGCATGGCTGCTGGGTGGACCTGCCGTGGATAACGCCACGCTGAACCGCTTTTTCTCGCTGCATTACCTGCTGCCTTTCGTGCTGGCTGCACTTGTCGCCATTCACATCTGGGCATTCCACACCACAGGGAACGGCAACCCGACTGGCGTAGAAGTGCGCCGCGGGTCAAAAGAAGAAGCCGAAAAAGACACGCTTCCTTTCTGGCCCTATTTCGTGATCAAGGATTTGTTCGCACTAGCCATCGTGCTGCTGATCTTCTTTGCCATTGTCGGTTTCATGCCCAACTATCTGGGCGAGCCCGATAACTACATCGAGGCTAATCCGCTATCGACACCGGCGCACATTGTGCCTGAATGGTACTTCTTGCCCTTCTACGCCATCCTGCGCGCCTTTACGGCTGACGTCTGGGTTGTGCAACTGGTGAACTGGGCTTCCTTCGGTATCATCGACGCCAAATTCTTTGGTGTGATTGCGATGTTCGGGGCGATTGCGGTTTTGTTCCTGGTGCCTTGGCTGGATACATCCTCAATGCGCTCGGGCCGGTTCCGCCCTATGTTCAAGTGGTGGTATTTGGTACTGGTTATCGACTTCCTTGTGCTGATGTGGGTGGGTTCGCGCCCGACCGAGGGGATTTACCCGACCATCGCACTTATCGCTTCGGCCTATTGGTTCGGCTACTTCCTGATCATCCTGCCACTGCTTGGCGTGATCGAGAAACCAACCACACCACCGGCCACGATCGAAGAAGATTTCAATGCCCATTACGGCAACCATTAA
- a CDS encoding thiamine/thiamine pyrophosphate ABC transporter permease ThiP, with product MADRAFKITPLIRAGFGAVLLLLALIIVPLAALLWRAETPAALGAADWAAVRFTLLQAAISAGISVGLAVPVARALARRRFVGRGLLITLLGAPFILPVIVAVLGLLAVFGRSGILSTMLGWIGLPPVHIYGLHGVVLAHVFFNLPLATRLILQGWLAIPAERFRLAASLGFGSRDVARVLEYPMLRSTLPGAFMVIFLICMTSFAVVLALGGGPKATTVELAIYQAFRFDFDLGRAALLAGLQFTLGAIAAGVMLRVSVPSTMGGGLDRTVERWDVSAGWRDALLLGAVALFLIVPLGMILMDGLPYVFSLPTSVYQAAGRSLAVAMVSMVISTGLALLLALLVVRLRRGALLVESIGYITLAASPLVIGAGLFIVLFPLTDPVALALPVTALVNAVMSLPFALRTLVPAVRDVEGTYGRLADSLAMTGWVRMRLVMWPRLRRPLGFSAGLAAALSMGDLGVIALFSDPNGATLPLQMYRLMAAYRMDQAAGAAVLLLGMSLLLFWVFDRGGRADADV from the coding sequence ATGGCTGACCGCGCTTTCAAAATAACCCCTTTGATCCGGGCCGGTTTCGGGGCTGTTCTGCTCTTGCTGGCCCTGATCATCGTGCCGCTTGCGGCCCTGTTGTGGCGGGCCGAGACGCCTGCGGCATTGGGCGCGGCGGATTGGGCAGCGGTGCGGTTCACCCTGCTGCAAGCCGCGATCTCGGCGGGCATCAGCGTGGGGTTGGCCGTGCCGGTAGCCCGCGCCCTGGCGCGGCGGCGGTTTGTCGGGCGGGGTTTGCTGATCACCCTGCTGGGCGCGCCGTTCATCCTGCCGGTGATCGTCGCCGTTCTGGGCCTGCTGGCAGTGTTCGGGCGCAGCGGTATCCTCAGCACAATGTTGGGCTGGATCGGCCTGCCGCCGGTGCATATCTATGGTTTGCACGGGGTGGTGTTGGCGCATGTGTTTTTCAATCTGCCGCTGGCAACACGCCTAATTCTGCAAGGCTGGCTGGCGATACCGGCGGAACGGTTCCGGCTGGCGGCATCATTGGGGTTCGGGTCGCGCGATGTGGCGCGGGTGCTGGAATATCCGATGTTGCGCAGCACCCTGCCGGGCGCGTTCATGGTGATATTCCTGATCTGCATGACCAGCTTTGCCGTGGTTCTGGCGCTGGGCGGCGGGCCGAAGGCCACCACGGTGGAGCTGGCGATCTATCAGGCGTTCCGGTTCGATTTCGATCTTGGCCGCGCGGCGCTGCTGGCGGGGTTGCAATTCACCTTGGGGGCCATTGCCGCCGGGGTGATGTTGCGGGTCTCGGTGCCGTCAACGATGGGCGGGGGGCTGGACCGGACGGTCGAGCGCTGGGATGTTTCGGCGGGTTGGCGGGATGCGCTGTTGCTGGGGGCGGTCGCTCTGTTCCTGATTGTGCCGCTGGGGATGATCCTGATGGACGGGTTGCCCTATGTGTTTTCCCTGCCCACAAGCGTCTATCAGGCGGCGGGGCGGTCGCTGGCAGTGGCGATGGTGTCGATGGTGATCAGCACGGGGCTGGCGTTGTTGCTGGCGCTGCTGGTGGTGCGGTTGCGCCGTGGCGCGTTGCTGGTGGAAAGCATAGGCTATATCACGCTGGCTGCGTCGCCTTTGGTGATCGGCGCGGGGCTGTTCATCGTGCTGTTTCCGCTGACCGATCCGGTGGCGCTGGCGCTGCCCGTCACCGCCCTTGTCAACGCGGTGATGAGCCTGCCCTTTGCCCTGCGCACCCTTGTGCCGGCGGTGCGCGATGTCGAGGGCACTTACGGGCGGTTGGCCGATAGTCTGGCGATGACCGGCTGGGTGCGGATGCGGCTGGTGATGTGGCCACGCCTGCGCCGCCCGCTGGGGTTTTCAGCAGGGTTGGCGGCGGCGTTGTCGATGGGGGATCTGGGGGTGATTGCCTTGTTTTCCGACCCGAACGGCGCGACATTGCCGTTGCAGATGTATCGCCTGATGGCCGCTTACCGGATGGATCAGGCGGCAGGGGCGGCGGTGTTGTTGCTGGGCATGTCGCTGCTGTTATTCTGGGTTTTTGATCGCGGAGGACGCGCGGATGCTGACGTTTGA
- the petA gene encoding ubiquinol-cytochrome c reductase iron-sulfur subunit, whose amino-acid sequence MSHTDDHSGSRRDFLYYATAGTGIVATGAAVWPLVNQMNASADVRALSSILVDVSDLEVGTQLTVKWRGKPVFIRRRDETDIKLARETPLEDLVDTESRNKNKPDTDASDQNRTLDENGEWLVMIGVCTHLGCVPLGGASGDFGGWFCPCHGSHYDSAGRIRKGPAPRNLDVPVSAWFDDTTIKLG is encoded by the coding sequence GTGTCCCACACAGATGATCACTCAGGCAGCCGCAGGGATTTCCTGTATTACGCTACCGCAGGTACCGGCATTGTTGCCACCGGTGCAGCCGTATGGCCGCTTGTAAACCAGATGAACGCCAGCGCGGATGTCCGTGCGCTGTCATCTATCCTTGTTGACGTTTCGGACCTAGAAGTTGGCACACAGTTGACCGTGAAATGGCGCGGCAAGCCCGTGTTCATTCGCCGCCGCGATGAAACCGACATTAAACTGGCCCGCGAAACTCCTCTGGAAGATTTGGTCGATACCGAAAGCCGCAACAAGAACAAACCCGACACCGATGCGTCTGACCAAAACCGCACGCTGGACGAAAACGGCGAATGGCTGGTGATGATTGGCGTTTGTACACACCTTGGCTGTGTGCCTCTGGGTGGTGCATCCGGTGATTTTGGTGGTTGGTTCTGCCCTTGTCACGGGTCGCACTACGACAGTGCCGGCCGTATCCGCAAAGGTCCTGCGCCACGGAACCTCGATGTTCCGGTTTCGGCGTGGTTCGACGACACAACAATCAAGCTCGGTTAA
- the aroC gene encoding chorismate synthase produces the protein MSINTFGHLFRVTTWGESHGPALGATVDGCPPNVPVTEAMLQHWMDMRKPGQNKYTTQRREPDQVRILSGVFEGKTTGTPVQLMIENTDQRSKDYGEIAEKFRPGHADITYWQKYGIRDYRGGGRSSARETAARVAAGGLARAALAVLAPNVQITGYMVQMGPLAIDRSRFDLDEISRNPFWVPDADAAEEWAAYLDGLRKSGSSVGAVVEVVARGLPAGLGAPVYGKLDTDLAAAMMSINAVKGVEIGEGMGAAVLTGEENADEITIGPDGPVFSSNHAGGILGGISTGQDVVVRFAVKPTSSILTPRKTITKSGKDTEIITKGRHDPCVGIRAVPVGEAMMACVLLDHLLLHRGQVGDGGGQIG, from the coding sequence ATGAGCATCAACACTTTCGGCCATCTGTTTCGCGTCACCACATGGGGCGAAAGCCACGGTCCCGCGCTGGGGGCGACGGTGGACGGCTGCCCGCCGAATGTGCCGGTGACCGAGGCGATGTTGCAGCACTGGATGGATATGCGCAAACCGGGGCAGAACAAATATACCACCCAGCGGCGCGAGCCGGATCAGGTGCGGATCCTGTCGGGGGTTTTCGAGGGGAAAACCACCGGCACACCGGTGCAGTTGATGATCGAAAACACCGATCAGCGCTCGAAGGATTACGGCGAGATTGCCGAAAAATTCCGCCCCGGTCATGCCGATATTACCTATTGGCAGAAATACGGCATCCGCGACTATCGCGGCGGCGGGCGGTCCTCGGCGCGGGAAACGGCGGCGCGGGTGGCGGCGGGCGGGTTGGCGCGGGCGGCACTGGCGGTTTTGGCACCAAACGTACAAATCACCGGCTATATGGTACAAATGGGACCATTGGCAATTGACCGGTCGCGGTTTGATCTGGACGAGATTTCACGCAACCCCTTCTGGGTGCCGGATGCGGATGCCGCCGAGGAATGGGCCGCCTATCTGGACGGCTTGCGCAAATCCGGCAGTTCGGTCGGTGCAGTGGTCGAGGTGGTCGCCCGTGGCCTGCCCGCCGGTCTGGGCGCGCCGGTTTATGGCAAGCTGGACACCGATCTGGCCGCCGCGATGATGTCGATCAATGCCGTCAAGGGTGTCGAGATCGGCGAAGGCATGGGGGCCGCCGTTCTGACCGGCGAGGAAAACGCAGACGAGATCACCATAGGGCCGGACGGGCCGGTTTTCAGCTCCAACCACGCGGGCGGCATTCTGGGGGGTATCTCCACCGGGCAGGACGTGGTGGTGCGCTTTGCGGTGAAACCCACGTCGTCCATCCTGACCCCGCGCAAGACCATCACCAAATCCGGCAAGGATACCGAGATCATCACCAAAGGCCGCCACGATCCCTGCGTCGGCATCCGCGCCGTGCCGGTGGGCGAGGCGATGATGGCCTGTGTGCTGCTGGACCATCTGTTACTGCACCGCGGTCAGGTGGGTGATGGCGGTGGGCAGATTGGCTGA
- a CDS encoding glutathione S-transferase gives MQLYYASASPFARKVMVTLHETGQLDDVELLTATGTPLDATDMPTAHNPLGKLPALTRPDGPAIYDSRVICRYLDARADSGLYPDRTLWETLTLEATADGIMDAAVLMVYEGRCRPENLQSADWVNGQWDKISRALDAITTRWMSHLAGPLDMSHIAIGSALGYLDFRHDDRNWRKGRDALDDWFASFAERPAMKATRPVAV, from the coding sequence ATGCAACTATATTATGCTTCCGCCTCGCCTTTTGCCCGCAAGGTTATGGTCACCCTGCATGAAACCGGCCAACTGGATGACGTGGAACTGCTGACCGCCACCGGCACCCCGCTGGATGCAACCGACATGCCCACCGCCCATAACCCGCTGGGCAAACTGCCAGCCCTGACCCGCCCCGACGGTCCCGCGATTTACGACAGCCGCGTGATCTGCCGCTATCTGGATGCCCGCGCGGATTCGGGGCTGTATCCGGACCGCACCCTTTGGGAGACACTGACGCTCGAAGCCACTGCCGACGGGATCATGGATGCCGCCGTGCTGATGGTTTACGAGGGGCGCTGCCGCCCCGAAAACCTGCAATCTGCCGACTGGGTAAACGGGCAATGGGATAAAATCAGCCGCGCGCTGGACGCAATTACCACCCGCTGGATGAGCCACCTTGCCGGCCCGTTGGATATGAGCCATATCGCGATTGGCAGCGCGCTGGGTTATCTGGATTTTCGCCATGACGATCGCAACTGGCGTAAAGGGCGCGACGCGCTGGACGACTGGTTCGCATCCTTTGCCGAACGGCCCGCAATGAAGGCCACCCGCCCGGTTGCGGTCTAA
- a CDS encoding cytochrome c1, whose translation MFMKLAITAVTALTLSVGGVAASEKIHTESVDFSFEGPFGTYDQNQLQRGLQVYTEVCSACHGLKFVPIRTLGDDGGPSLPADQVRAYAKQFDIYDPEKDEDVPRKPTDHFPTSADPNAPDLSLMAKARKGYEGPYGTGMNQLFRGIGGPEHIVSILNGYTGEEKEEAGTTYYENHAFPGGWISMPPPLFGEDVEFADGSSNELEKEAIDVAAFLMWTAEPKMMDRKKSGFIAVILLTMLSVLLYATNKRLWAPVKQRAKDETSGES comes from the coding sequence ATGTTTATGAAACTTGCGATCACCGCAGTCACCGCCCTGACCCTTTCGGTTGGGGGTGTTGCGGCCAGTGAAAAGATCCATACCGAAAGCGTCGACTTTTCATTCGAGGGGCCATTCGGGACCTATGACCAGAACCAGCTGCAACGCGGCCTTCAGGTCTACACCGAGGTTTGCTCGGCTTGTCACGGTTTGAAGTTCGTGCCCATTCGCACCCTTGGTGACGATGGTGGCCCGTCTTTGCCTGCTGATCAGGTTCGCGCCTATGCCAAACAGTTCGATATCTATGACCCCGAAAAGGACGAGGACGTTCCGCGCAAGCCGACCGACCACTTCCCGACTTCGGCTGATCCGAACGCACCTGACCTGTCGCTGATGGCCAAGGCCCGCAAAGGCTATGAAGGCCCTTACGGCACCGGCATGAACCAGCTGTTCCGCGGCATCGGGGGACCCGAGCATATCGTGTCCATCCTGAACGGTTACACCGGCGAGGAAAAGGAAGAGGCTGGCACGACCTACTACGAAAACCACGCCTTCCCGGGCGGCTGGATTTCCATGCCTCCGCCCCTGTTTGGCGAGGATGTCGAATTTGCCGATGGTTCCAGCAACGAGCTGGAAAAAGAAGCGATCGACGTTGCTGCTTTCCTGATGTGGACAGCCGAACCCAAAATGATGGATCGCAAAAAGTCCGGCTTCATCGCGGTAATCCTGCTGACCATGCTGTCGGTTCTGCTTTATGCAACCAACAAGCGTCTATGGGCACCGGTCAAACAGCGCGCCAAGGATGAAACATCCGGCGAAAGCTGA
- the thiQ gene encoding thiamine ABC transporter ATP-binding protein — translation MLTFEDMHYTQDGFSLHADFTVQDGEMLAVIGPSGGGKSTLLNVVAGFLEPTSGRVLWDGRDLAGTAPGKRPVSILFQDNNLFPHMTVAQNVGLGLRPDLRLSGQQMAQVEAALERVGLAGYGRRKPAALSGGQASRVALARMLLRGNPLVLLDEPFAALGPALKVEMLDLVRDLMGETGATLMMVSHDPEDAKRIAQRTVLVADGEAQAPVDTAGIFANPPEALQTYLGK, via the coding sequence ATGCTGACGTTTGAGGATATGCACTATACGCAGGACGGATTCAGCCTGCACGCGGATTTCACGGTGCAGGATGGCGAGATGCTGGCGGTGATAGGTCCCTCGGGCGGGGGTAAATCAACCCTGCTGAATGTGGTTGCGGGTTTTTTGGAGCCGACATCGGGGCGGGTGTTGTGGGATGGTCGCGATTTGGCCGGAACCGCGCCCGGCAAGCGGCCTGTCAGTATTCTGTTTCAGGATAACAACCTGTTTCCCCATATGACGGTGGCGCAGAATGTGGGGCTGGGATTGCGGCCGGATCTGCGCCTGTCGGGGCAGCAGATGGCGCAAGTCGAGGCCGCGCTGGAGCGCGTCGGGCTGGCCGGATACGGCAGGCGCAAACCGGCGGCACTGTCGGGCGGGCAGGCAAGCCGCGTGGCGCTGGCACGGATGCTGTTGCGGGGCAATCCGCTGGTGTTGCTGGACGAACCCTTTGCCGCGTTGGGACCGGCGCTGAAGGTGGAAATGCTGGACCTGGTGCGGGATCTGATGGGGGAAACGGGGGCCACTTTGATGATGGTCAGCCATGACCCCGAGGATGCGAAACGGATTGCACAGCGGACGGTTCTGGTGGCAGATGGCGAGGCGCAGGCGCCGGTTGATACAGCCGGAATTTTCGCAAATCCGCCCGAGGCGCTACAGACCTATCTGGGCAAATAA
- the thiB gene encoding thiamine ABC transporter substrate binding subunit, which translates to MKTSIFAAGFCVLASVATAETPVLTVYTYDSFVSDWGPGPAVEKAFEATCGCDLQFVGAGDGAALLARIRLEGARTKADVVLGLDTNLTATAAETGLFAPSGIRANYDLPVAWEDTTFVPYDWGYFAFVYDKTKLATPPKGFKALAASDLKIVIQDPRSSTPGLGLLLWVKDAYGDEAPMIWEDLSDNIVTVTKGWSEAYGMFLEGEADMVLSYTTSPAYHLIAEQDDTKAAAPFAEGHYMQIEVAAKLAGTGQPELADKFLQFMVSDGFQSIIPTTNWMYPAITPADGLPDGFETLITPAKSLLVPAGQADALRDAALAEWLTALSK; encoded by the coding sequence ATGAAGACATCCATATTTGCTGCGGGATTTTGCGTGCTCGCCAGCGTGGCCACCGCAGAAACCCCTGTTTTGACAGTATATACCTACGACAGTTTCGTATCCGACTGGGGCCCCGGCCCGGCTGTGGAAAAGGCGTTCGAGGCGACCTGCGGCTGTGATCTGCAATTCGTCGGCGCGGGTGACGGAGCGGCTTTGTTGGCCCGCATCCGGCTGGAAGGCGCGCGCACCAAGGCCGATGTGGTGCTGGGGCTGGATACCAACCTGACAGCAACGGCGGCTGAAACCGGCCTGTTTGCCCCATCCGGCATCCGTGCGAATTACGATCTGCCCGTGGCATGGGAGGACACAACATTCGTGCCCTATGACTGGGGCTATTTCGCCTTTGTCTATGACAAAACCAAACTGGCCACCCCGCCCAAAGGTTTCAAAGCGCTGGCGGCATCGGACCTGAAGATCGTCATTCAGGACCCGCGGTCCTCGACCCCCGGTCTGGGGCTGTTGCTGTGGGTGAAAGACGCCTACGGAGACGAGGCACCGATGATCTGGGAAGATCTGTCGGACAACATCGTCACCGTCACCAAGGGCTGGTCCGAAGCCTACGGCATGTTCCTTGAGGGCGAGGCCGATATGGTGCTGTCCTATACCACCTCGCCGGCCTACCACCTGATTGCCGAACAGGACGACACCAAGGCAGCCGCCCCCTTTGCCGAGGGCCATTACATGCAGATCGAGGTTGCCGCAAAACTGGCCGGAACCGGTCAGCCGGAACTGGCAGACAAATTCCTGCAATTCATGGTGTCGGACGGGTTCCAGTCGATTATCCCGACGACCAACTGGATGTATCCGGCCATCACGCCGGCAGATGGTTTGCCGGACGGTTTTGAAACCCTGATCACACCGGCCAAATCGCTGTTGGTTCCGGCCGGTCAGGCGGATGCGTTGCGCGATGCGGCGCTGGCTGAATGGCTGACCGCGCTTTCAAAATAA
- a CDS encoding glutathione S-transferase encodes MTTPILYSFRRCPYAMRARLALASAGIPCELREILLRDKAPELLQSSPKGTVPVLVTDTEVIDESLDIMLCALGRNDPEGWLDMPDTGLELIARSDSEFKPNLDAYKYKDDTAARTRAATFLHELDARLSPNLFGARPKLADMAILTFVRQFAFVDKPWFDAQDWPNLSNWLQDFITSSRFATIMQKYPKWQAGDSPTLFPGGNIH; translated from the coding sequence TTGACCACCCCCATCCTCTATTCCTTTCGCCGCTGCCCCTATGCCATGCGCGCCCGCCTTGCGCTGGCCAGTGCAGGCATCCCATGCGAATTGCGTGAAATCCTGCTGCGGGACAAAGCGCCGGAGCTGCTGCAATCCTCGCCCAAAGGCACCGTTCCTGTGCTTGTTACGGATACCGAAGTGATCGACGAAAGCCTCGACATCATGCTCTGTGCGCTGGGGCGCAATGATCCCGAGGGCTGGCTGGACATGCCCGATACGGGCCTTGAACTGATCGCTCGTTCGGATAGCGAATTCAAACCAAACCTCGACGCCTATAAATACAAGGACGACACGGCCGCCCGCACCCGTGCCGCCACCTTCCTGCATGAACTGGACGCCCGACTGTCCCCCAACCTGTTCGGCGCCAGACCCAAGTTGGCGGATATGGCCATCCTGACCTTCGTGCGCCAATTCGCCTTTGTCGATAAACCGTGGTTCGATGCGCAGGACTGGCCCAACCTGTCAAACTGGCTGCAAGATTTCATCACCTCGTCCCGTTTTGCCACCATCATGCAGAAATACCCGAAATGGCAGGCCGGCGATTCCCCTACCTTGTTTCCAGGCGGTAACATTCATTAA
- a CDS encoding FMN-binding negative transcriptional regulator: MHPNPAFCKTPAQTNLDFARERGFGILSINGDPAPLIAHIPFALSDDGKTADLHLVRSNPIAHACTGTMNAVIAVSGPDSYISPDWYGADDLVPTWNYTAIHLRGTLTRLLPEDLRASLDTLAAQFENRLLPKPPWSNAKMPPEALAKMMRMITPFRFDIETVDGTWKLGQNKPESARLSAAQNVQAYGIGSETALLAALMMAPDTE, encoded by the coding sequence ATGCACCCCAACCCCGCCTTTTGCAAAACGCCCGCGCAAACCAACCTCGATTTTGCCCGTGAACGCGGCTTTGGCATCCTCTCAATCAACGGCGATCCCGCCCCGCTGATCGCCCATATCCCCTTTGCCCTGTCTGATGATGGCAAAACCGCCGACCTGCACCTTGTGCGCTCCAACCCGATTGCGCACGCCTGCACCGGCACGATGAACGCCGTGATCGCTGTTTCCGGCCCCGACAGCTATATCTCGCCCGACTGGTATGGTGCGGATGATCTGGTGCCCACATGGAACTATACCGCCATCCACCTGCGCGGCACCCTGACCCGACTGCTGCCGGAAGACCTGCGCGCCAGCCTTGATACCCTCGCCGCCCAGTTCGAAAACCGCCTGTTGCCCAAACCCCCGTGGAGCAACGCCAAAATGCCACCCGAGGCGCTGGCCAAAATGATGCGCATGATCACCCCGTTCCGTTTCGATATCGAAACTGTGGACGGCACATGGAAACTGGGCCAGAACAAACCGGAATCCGCCCGCCTGTCTGCTGCACAAAACGTTCAGGCCTACGGCATCGGTTCCGAAACGGCCCTGCTGGCCGCCCTGATGATGGCCCCTGACACCGAATAA